aataatGAATGAACTAAGAACAACTTTTACTGATCTTTATAGAAATGTTACACCTAATATGaatgatttatttattagATGGATTACTGATAATGATGTTTTAAATCATGGTGAATTTGCATTACTTGTTGATGGAAATAGATATGTATGGAGAAATTTACTTAAACATTTAGAAATTGCatttaaagaaattattacTAAACATTTTAGATATCAATTACGTTCCTTTGAATTAGAAAGAAATCTTATTGTATGTGAAgaaaaatcaaataaattagataatattaatttcgaaaaaaataaaaagagtaaaaaaagtataaaaaaaaaaaatctttaggatatgtataaataaataaataaatagatatatatatatatatatatatatatatatatatgtatttattatgaGTGAGATTTCTTatgaatatgaaaatacaattcttttctttgtattaaaaaatataaaaaaaaaaaaggaaatattaGTAGAATActattgaatatatatatttatccgtaagttattttattatatttttttgtcttaaatgaaaaatatattttgattatataatataaagaaaaaagcaaaaaatataaaagatacaataataaataatgtatatatgtattttatatttaattaataatagtgaatatatttataataatttatgtgatatataatatatatatatttttttaatattagataatcatcattattattaaaaagaaaaaatataatagtaattgttatatatcccactattattattatgatatatatttatgtatttatttatatgcttttatatgtgtatgtttatatttacttgtttatatttatttatattttcgtattttattcatctttttatttttttttatatattcgTATTTAATTCacttatttatatttatttatatgttcatatttCATCATCTGTGTATAATCTATTTATctgtttatatttatttatatatatttaatgtatttatttatattgtattcttaattttgtttatgtgcatatttatatatatacatatatatatatatttttttttatgtgtaATTTTGTTTctaaagaaataatatttctcATCATAAATAgtaaatattctttttgtgtgtttatatatatatatgtatatatatatgtgtatgtatgtatattttgttttcaAAAATACGTTTCTATTTTACAAATTAAttaagtttttttttttttaatcttTTAAACTTATGAACAATAACAATGGTGCTTTGgatataattaatatatatatttgaaagggaaaaagaaaagtaaataaatataaatatatatatatataatataattcctatatatatatatatatatatatatatatattatacttttttGTGGTTCGNNNNNNNNNNNNNNNNNNNNNNNNNNNNNNNNNNNNNNNNNNNNNNNNNNNNNNNNNNNNNNNNNNNNNNNNNNNNNNNNNNNNNNNNNNNNNNNNNNNNTAAATGGATAAATGGATAAATGGATAAATGGATAAATGGACAAATGGACAAATTGACAAATGGACAAATGAAccattaaatataatttatgaacattcaataaatttatgttaatatgaaaaattgATCAGTACCTCGATTATACCTTTTATGAGTTCTATATTTACTAAGAAAGgaataaaagaaaagagTGATAATTGGTTATTAAATAAGAAAACTAATATGTACTTATTCGGAagattaaataaaaatagcTGTGAggataatttttttgaagaTAAGACTAATGATACTGATTGGAGAGGAGATGAACATCGTTTTTGTAAATtgaatataatgaataaagaaaatgaatatataaatggtATTATTGATAACAATTGGGATtctataaaatatatgaattagGCCCATAATAATGAAAGTTGTTCAGATTcgaataatttatataactGGGAATTAGGGAAACATTGTTTACTTAAGATGTTAgatttttcttataatttttgtgTATATGGTATGAATTATGACGTCTGGgaattaaaaagaataagAACAAATAATTGTGAAATTGGTAGTTCAAGGGTTCATAAAATGTATGAAACATTTATTAGTTCAAAAAATGGTAATGGAATAAgattattcataaaaaagatTCCTATTAGTGCATGGATAAAGcaatataaattaatgaatgaatataaaggagattatatgataaatgCTGAAAATTATGTTATGGAAGCAGTTGCTTTATCTTTTTTGATTGAATATTATCCAGGGATAGCACCTAAGTTATACAGAGTTTTATTTCAACTAGATGTACATTATATCGGTGGTGAATTTCCGcaagaaaatattttcaaagATTTGGATACATTCAATAGCGTATTAGCATATGAATTGGAATCAAATATGAATggttatattataatggTTTCTGAATATTTTGGagataatttaaatgaatatataaaaagacaaagaaaaaaaatgttttctataggaagaaaaaaaatagaaaaaaaaattgttatataattgtttaaatttattaagaaaattatacaaTGCAGGATTATCTCATCTAGATTTTACTAgtcataatatattaatatcaGATAAACATGAAACACGTTTATGTGATTTTGAGAAAGCTATTCCTATGTATACTTATAACTTAAGAcatgtaaataatataaattgtATTCATCCCTTTGAATCATGTGCTCCTTGTGTTAGTAAGATTCGATTTATTCCTCCTGAATGTTGggaataaattaaaaaacaGGAAGAACTCGATATTACTTATCCATTAGAATATTTAAAGTCTATTACAGATCAAGAAGAACGAAAAAcgttttattttaatgtTTCATCAgttgataaatatatgttgGGAATCgtatttatatgaatttggaattataattttttatggAAGCGTTCTGATCCATCATGTGATGAacaatatttaaaatttgaACAATTTGACATGAACCttgatttttttaaaaagacGAAAAGATGGCCAAAAGAATNNNNNNNNNNNNNNNNNNNNNNNNNNNNNNNNNNNNNNNNNNNNNNNNNNNNNNNNNNNNNNNNNNNNNNNNNNNNNNNNNNNNNNNNNNNNNNNNNNNNTTTAaatagatataatataataaatcatatttatttaacaTCTAAAACATGGGATACTAACAATTATCTTACACCCACATTAAAGGTGAAAAGATTCTATGTATTTAAGGATTATAACTTTTTCATTGAAGaagttaaaaaaatatataaacacaAATTAAAAGGAGTTGATGAAGTCAACaaaaataaggaaaaaaaagaagagaagaataatgaaaaaaataaaaaccaaaaaaatgaagagCAAAATTCAAAAGATATACATACCAAAAACGCAGTTCAGCAAACGAAGTTAAGGCCcacaaaagaaaaatttacagaaaagaaagaagaaaaagaaaagaataCAAAATTAAGAGCACGAGCTAAAGATATGACCCAAGAATTAgaatcaaataaataatacgaaatattaaaaataaggaaagaaaataaaggatatgaaaaataaaaaaaaggagaaagaaaaatttcCATATGAAAACATTATTATAGTTATATCTATTTACAATGTAAAGATGTTCTattaacataatatattgataGTTTTTTagtgtatatatatatatgttttagttattgaataattttaaatatgtgCAAAAAAAACgacaaaaagaaaaagagaaaaaaagaaaaaaaagaaaaatagaaaagaaaaaaaaaaaaaaaaagaaaagcaaaaaaaaaggtttTATCGTTAATTTGATTTAGAATTAGACTAatctattatatattatttttattagtaaaatatttacaaattaaatataattgaaaattttaatttatattagcttagaaataaaaaatttctaatatataaatatatatatatattatatatatgtatgtatgtatgtataaacACGTTGTTTATGTATgaataagatatatatatttatatatgtatatttattttttatgtataggttaaaatttttttttgtgaattatttaaattgttatatttgatatatacatataccttttgttttgtttctaatttaaaattttttctttccttaatttttttttttttttttttttttttttttaaaaaaataaatatataatattttatatataaatattttttatataactgatttaaaattataattttaagaagcagaaaatataaatatattttaatattttaagtattttttttttgattttttaaTGTAATTAAGCCGTTTTTTCTTGacatttattatgtttagATGATACAAattgtttttaaaatataaatctCAAAAAGTAAAATGTTAGGattgatttatatttctaGATTAAATGCAcaaattaattttattattacctttttatttttatacatatgtgtgagcaagtatatataaaaaaatgtgaGAATTAAAAgttttttaataaattaaataattctaAGTTGTagaaaaatgatataattttcatcatataaatttaaacataaatattgtaATTATCAAATGAATATAGGAAATAGTCTGAATGAATGTTTGTTCATTTAATAAGATCATTACTAagtatttaaaatattttctttccTTAAATATGggaaaattataaaatatgaaaatatatatatatataattatatatttatattttttatcatttttatttttttttatttaaattttattatttattcatattatgAATGGCGTCTAAAAAatagaataaataaatgattaatatgtatttaaaaagagaaaaataaaccaaataaaataaaagaattaaacaattaaaaaatataaaacgAATACAagttatttttaaatataaacacatattaatatatcccatatattttcatatatatatatatattatatatatatggatttataattttatattatttattatttttttttaagaggctattattatgtagtataattttttttcttaaacaatactatttttatgaattatataaaatattatataaataaataatatattaaataattctaatttattttacaaaaatttataatataatagtgtagtaaatatatttatatattttagctaaataaaaaagaataaaaaatagttaataaattaagagaaataagaatatactatatatatatatatatatgtatatattatttttcatatatgGAATAAAAATTGAAGGAATTAGAATaagtatttatatataataataaataagtGCATGTAAAATGTTGTTATAgaaagggaaaaaaaagaaattcgaataaaataaattttgaaatatttataatatatattttatggTTTTTATAAGTATACAAATCAGGAAATAAATTATCCATAAAAAGATACATCAACccaaaattttatatattgaaaaaaaggataaaaaaagaaaggTATTATAAGAAGTATCCATTGTacttaaatttttttaaataaatataaaacaatgaaaataaataattatgaaataatttattttctttaaatattttatgtaattagaatatttttatatattataaatatataagtataatgaaggacaaaaatattaaatttaaataatattatagtatcattatttaattataatattataaattaaaaaaaaaaaaaaaaaaaattaaaaaataaaagttcaatatattttttgcttatttttttaaaatgaaaagatTTAGATTTTCcaagataataataaagaaaaggaaaaaagatagagaaaaaattatactATAAACCATGTTTATCATTaagatttaaaaaatgagattaatattattattttattttttataatgtaTTAACTTATGAGCTTTCTAAATTGGATctctata
The window above is part of the Plasmodium reichenowi strain SY57 chromosome 7, whole genome shotgun sequence genome. Proteins encoded here:
- a CDS encoding acyl-CoA synthetase, with protein sequence LNRYNIINHIYLTSKTWDTNNYLTPTLKVKRFYVFKDYNFFIEEVKKIYKHKLKGVDEVNKNKEKKEEKNNEKNKNQKNEEQNSKDIHTKNAVQQTKLRPTKEKFTEKKEEKEKNTKLRARAKDMTQELESNK